In Candidatus Kaistella beijingensis, a genomic segment contains:
- a CDS encoding acetyl-CoA hydrolase/transferase family protein: MINYVSAEEAVSIIKSGDRIFGHGSACTPNLFYEELAKQSARLKDVELVSITQQGSVEIAKPEYKDSFFIKSLFTSTPVREAVNCERGDFVPIFLSEIPTLFKNGILPLDVALVTVSPPDQHGYCTLGTSVDVARGAVDHAKKIIAIVNPKMPRTHGDGMIHYSRIDKMVWNDEELMTLDYGAKVTDIEMEIGKNVAEIVDDESTLQMGIGTIPDAVLKCLNNHKNLGVHTEMLSDGIVDLILNDVVNNKFKGTHLNRTITSFCFGTKKLYDFVDNNPSIAFMDVQHVNFPINIMKNKKMHAINSAIEIDLTGQVCADSIGTYQFSGIGGQMDFMRGAALSEGGKPIMAISSRTNKGIPRIVPFLKQGAGVVTTRGHIHYVCTEYGTVNLYGKSLRERAKALIGISHPDDREMLEKAAFERFKCEI, from the coding sequence ATGATCAATTATGTAAGCGCCGAAGAAGCCGTTTCCATCATCAAAAGTGGCGACCGAATTTTCGGACATGGAAGTGCATGTACCCCCAATTTATTTTACGAGGAATTAGCAAAACAATCTGCAAGATTGAAGGATGTGGAACTCGTTTCCATCACACAACAAGGGAGCGTAGAAATTGCAAAACCTGAATATAAAGACAGTTTTTTTATCAAATCTTTATTTACCTCAACTCCCGTTCGTGAAGCCGTGAATTGCGAAAGAGGCGATTTTGTTCCCATCTTTTTAAGTGAAATTCCAACACTTTTCAAAAATGGAATTCTGCCACTTGATGTTGCTTTGGTAACGGTTTCCCCGCCCGATCAACATGGTTACTGTACATTGGGAACTTCGGTGGATGTTGCGAGAGGAGCGGTGGATCACGCCAAAAAAATCATCGCGATTGTGAATCCAAAAATGCCAAGAACTCATGGTGACGGAATGATTCACTACAGCCGAATCGACAAAATGGTTTGGAATGATGAGGAATTAATGACTTTAGATTACGGCGCAAAAGTGACCGACATCGAAATGGAAATTGGGAAGAATGTTGCTGAAATTGTGGATGATGAATCCACTTTGCAAATGGGAATCGGAACCATTCCTGATGCGGTTTTGAAATGTTTAAATAACCATAAAAATCTTGGCGTTCACACCGAAATGTTGAGCGACGGTATCGTAGATTTGATTTTGAATGACGTAGTAAACAATAAATTCAAAGGAACTCATTTGAACAGAACGATTACCAGTTTCTGTTTCGGAACTAAAAAATTATACGATTTCGTGGACAACAATCCTTCGATTGCGTTTATGGATGTGCAGCACGTGAATTTCCCGATCAACATTATGAAGAACAAGAAAATGCACGCCATTAATTCCGCAATTGAAATTGATTTAACAGGACAAGTTTGTGCAGATTCCATCGGAACTTATCAGTTTTCGGGAATCGGCGGACAAATGGATTTCATGCGTGGAGCCGCACTTTCAGAAGGCGGAAAACCAATTATGGCGATTTCTTCAAGAACCAACAAAGGAATCCCGAGAATTGTACCGTTCTTGAAACAAGGAGCGGGAGTGGTGACAACGAGAGGTCACATTCATTACGTCTGTACAGAATACGGAACCGTGAATTTATACGGAAAAAGTCTGCGTGAAAGAGCAAAAGCACTCATCGGAATTTCGCATCCCGATGATCGGGAAATGCTTGAGAAAGCGGCTTTTGAAAGATTTAAATGCGAAATCTAA